A DNA window from Brassica napus cultivar Da-Ae chromosome A4, Da-Ae, whole genome shotgun sequence contains the following coding sequences:
- the LOC106351327 gene encoding cytochrome b-c1 complex subunit 9, mitochondrial: MANQKGALEGFYRLIMRRNSVYVSFIIAGAFFGERAVDYGVHKLWESKNIGKRYEDISVLGQRPVEE, encoded by the exons ATGGCAAACCAGAAAGGCGCTCTCGAGGGATTCTACAGACTCATCATGCGCCGTAACTCCGTCTACGTCTCATTCATCATCGCCGGCGCTTTCTTCGGCGAAAGG GCTGTGGATTACGGTGTTCATAAGCTCTGGGAAAGCAAGAATATTGGG AAACGGTATGAAGACATATCTGTGTTGGGTCAAAGGCCAGTTGAAGAATGA
- the LOC106371448 gene encoding F-box/FBD/LRR-repeat protein At3g52680-like yields the protein MAEEMNIGQLDENLILKILSLVPIKTVVSTSVLSKEWQSRWKSVPKLKFNSEDYQSEHQTFSETVYKYLLSYEAEVLDSFHLSFGSDKADAVDVVHWIKTAFALHLRTLVLEFLIYPYEVDEFIFTSSLCTCDTLVTLKLGSLILVDIPAPGSMKSLKTLHLIHAFYTNDDSICNLLSGCPRLEELVVERSCEYSVKFFTIKVPSLQILKIYDDNDEDEFVGYVIDTPSLKYLEIGYLGCPQFSLNAPGLVAAYIGSVSNVISESLVSVRRLVLNVSTSMTIYPPTGCIFYQLVYLQIYTHEPGWYDLLTWMLEHSPKLQVLKLVGKYWINPDYHVLGWEWNKPKSVPECLLSHLETFVWRRYDWKGEKEEEVATYLLKNARGLKNATFSTGPIEPGQLDKLKQRCRTRKKLDGVLKASNTCHLVFKFE from the exons ATGGCTGAAGAGATGAATATCGGTCAGCTGGATGAAAATTTGATTCTGAAAATCCTTTCTTTAGTTCCAATAAAAACTGTCGTGTCAACGAGTGTCTTGTCTAAAGAATGGCAGTCTCGTTGGAAGTCGGTGCCAAAACTGAAGTTTAATTCTGAGGACTACCAGAGTGAACACCAAACATTTTCAGAGACTGTGTACAAGTATCTCCTTTCATATGAAGCTGAGGTTCTAGATAGTTTTCATCTCAGCTTTGGATCAGATAAAGCTGATGCAGTAGATGTTGTACATTGGATTAAAACAGCGTTTGCTCTACATTTGCGTACATTGGTACTCGAATTTCTCATCTATCCATACGAGGTCGACGAGTTCATATTTACGAGTAGCTTGTGTACTTGTGATACACTAGTGACTTTGAAACTCGGAAGTCTGATTCTTGTAGATATCCCTGCACCGGGTTCGATGAAGTCTCTTAAAACGCTGCATCTTATTCATGCGTTCTACACAAACGATGATTCTATCTGTAACCTTTTATCTGGCTGTCCTAGACTTGAAGAACTCGTTGTGGAACGATCTTGTGAATACAGTGTGAAATTTTTCACTATCAAAGTCCCTTCTTTGcagatattaaaaatttatgatgACAATGATGAGGACGAGTTCGTTGGATATGTGATAGATACTCCTTCTTTGAAATACTTAGAGATTGGATACTTAGGATGTCCACAGTTTTCTCTGAATGCACCGGGCCTGGTGGCGGCATATATTGGTAGCGTTTCTAATGTAATCAGTGAATCTCTCGTTTCAGTCAGACGTCTTGTCTTGAATGTATCAACTTCGATG ACTATATATCCTCCTACTggatgtatcttctatcaactGGTGTATCTACAGATATATACGCATGAACCAGGCTGGTATGATCTACTTACGTGGATGCTCGAACATTCACCGAAACTACAAGTTCTGAAGCTCGTTGGT AAATATTGGATTAATCCTGACTATCATGTTCTCGGCTGGGAATGGAATAAGCCAAAGTCTGTCCCTGAATGTTTGTTGTCACATCTAGAGACATTTGTGTGGAGAAGATACGATTGGAAaggagaaaaggaagaagaagtggctACATATCTTCTAAAGAATGCAAGAGGGTTGAAGAATGCGACTTTCTCTACAGGTCCCATTGAACCGGGCCAGCTTGACAAGTTGAAACAGAGATGTAGGACGCGCAAAAAATTGGATGGTGTGCTGAAGGCTTCTAATACATGCCACCTTGTGTTCAAGTTTGAATGA